A part of Kitasatospora acidiphila genomic DNA contains:
- a CDS encoding serine hydrolase domain-containing protein has translation MATEPGTTAHYPFFPLARGTVCSPQPDLVSTPMKSSPIRSPRRRGRPLRRNLALVAIVTGILSTCVPGAMAAQQHNDGTQLQRDANAITAVGVTGVQARLVTSGGLNVTATSGVADLTNRQAVSRDGYFRMASITKTFVATVILQLAGDRRLSLDDPVERWLPGVVSGNGNDGRAITVRQLLQHTSGIHDDYPDYTSAEDFYQHRYDTYTPEQTVVRAMSHRPDFQPGKDWSYDNTGYVLLGMIIDRVTGHPWHEEVRDRIVRPLGLDHTFWPGSSPVLPQPHAETYQRFKAGEPLVDVTEQVGQGTNGEAGLVSTTADLDRFFRALLGGRLLPPAQLAQMKQTTPVNEDFEQLLPGARDGLGLFSRPLSCGGVYWGHEGGDSGWISAAGVTADGRRSVTVSLSGVLAVTADDVQRVEQAESKLVDDALCANPNAEHQRR, from the coding sequence ATGGCGACCGAGCCCGGCACTACAGCCCACTACCCCTTTTTCCCACTGGCCAGGGGTACCGTCTGCTCACCTCAGCCAGACCTAGTGTCAACGCCCATGAAGAGCTCACCGATTCGTTCACCACGGCGGCGCGGCCGGCCCCTCCGACGGAACCTGGCGCTGGTCGCCATCGTGACCGGAATCCTTTCCACCTGTGTGCCCGGCGCGATGGCCGCCCAACAGCACAATGACGGAACCCAGTTGCAGCGTGACGCCAATGCGATCACCGCAGTCGGCGTGACGGGAGTGCAGGCTCGCCTGGTCACCTCTGGCGGGCTGAACGTGACCGCCACCAGTGGCGTTGCCGATCTGACGAATCGTCAGGCAGTTTCACGGGATGGCTACTTCCGGATGGCCAGTATCACCAAGACGTTCGTGGCCACCGTGATCCTGCAACTCGCAGGCGACCGCAGGCTCTCCTTGGACGACCCGGTCGAGCGATGGCTGCCCGGCGTGGTGTCCGGAAACGGCAATGACGGTCGCGCGATCACCGTTCGCCAACTGCTGCAGCACACCAGCGGCATCCACGACGACTACCCGGACTACACCTCGGCGGAGGACTTCTACCAGCACCGGTACGACACCTACACACCCGAGCAGACCGTCGTCCGGGCGATGAGCCACCGCCCGGACTTCCAGCCCGGCAAGGACTGGAGCTACGACAACACGGGTTACGTCCTGCTCGGCATGATCATCGATCGGGTCACCGGGCACCCCTGGCACGAGGAGGTGAGGGATCGGATCGTCCGGCCGCTCGGCCTCGATCACACCTTCTGGCCGGGTAGTTCACCCGTGCTGCCCCAACCGCATGCCGAGACCTACCAGAGGTTCAAGGCCGGCGAGCCGCTCGTGGACGTCACCGAACAGGTCGGCCAGGGCACCAACGGAGAGGCCGGGCTCGTCTCCACCACCGCCGATCTCGACCGGTTCTTCCGCGCCCTGCTCGGCGGCCGGCTCCTGCCACCAGCGCAGCTGGCGCAGATGAAACAGACCACCCCGGTCAACGAGGACTTCGAGCAACTTCTGCCGGGCGCCCGCGACGGGCTGGGACTCTTCTCACGCCCGCTGTCCTGCGGCGGGGTGTACTGGGGTCACGAGGGCGGCGATTCCGGCTGGATCAGCGCCGCCGGCGTCACCGCCGACGGCCGCCGCAGCGTCACGGTCTCGCTGTCGGGGGTCCTCGCCGTTACCGCGGACGACGTCCAGCGCGTGGAACAGGCCGAGAGCAAGCTGGTCGACGACGCCCTGTGTGCGAACCCGAACGCCGAGCATCAGAGGCGCTGA
- a CDS encoding DUF6086 family protein has product MHFARLFIAEAEAVASVLGLASGVGEIISDECELELPLFEAFVAELVRRHGQSNHPILRSLIVSVAATGSVLVERAGGQLPTGDAEQTAAWAQLRQEHAQSMVR; this is encoded by the coding sequence ATGCACTTCGCACGGTTGTTCATCGCCGAGGCCGAAGCAGTGGCCTCGGTGCTCGGGCTGGCCTCGGGCGTCGGGGAGATCATCTCGGACGAGTGCGAGCTCGAACTGCCCCTGTTCGAGGCGTTCGTGGCGGAGCTGGTCCGCCGGCACGGCCAGTCCAACCACCCGATCCTGCGGTCGCTGATCGTCAGTGTCGCTGCGACGGGATCGGTGCTCGTGGAGCGGGCCGGCGGTCAACTCCCCACCGGTGACGCTGAGCAGACCGCCGCCTGGGCCCAACTCCGCCAAGAGCACGCTCAATCGATGGTGCGATAG
- a CDS encoding GNAT family N-acetyltransferase, with protein MIIFREAGPQDLNDVMRLYGQLHPNDPELTDEVAATTYARILESPGLHLFVLERDGAVVATTYLNLIPNLTRSAAPYAVIENVVVDATLRGTGLGKQIMAETLQAAWDAGCYKAMLMTGSRTPATHAFYRACGFSPDAKTAYLARPS; from the coding sequence GTGATCATCTTCCGCGAGGCCGGGCCACAGGACTTGAACGACGTGATGCGCCTCTACGGGCAACTCCACCCGAACGACCCTGAGTTGACGGACGAGGTGGCCGCGACGACCTATGCGCGGATCCTGGAGTCACCGGGCCTGCACCTGTTCGTACTTGAGCGGGACGGGGCAGTCGTCGCCACCACGTACCTGAACCTGATCCCGAACCTCACCCGGTCCGCCGCGCCGTACGCGGTCATCGAGAACGTCGTCGTCGACGCGACCCTGCGGGGCACCGGCCTGGGCAAGCAGATCATGGCGGAGACGTTGCAGGCGGCATGGGACGCGGGCTGCTACAAGGCGATGCTGATGACCGGCTCGCGCACCCCCGCGACGCACGCCTTCTACCGGGCCTGCGGGTTCTCACCCGACGCCAAGACGGCGTACCTCGCCCGCCCGTCCTGA
- a CDS encoding C1 family peptidase — protein sequence MRMRQAIGVGTALVLSCLTVASTATTATAVTPDARPAAHHTHHHYATGLDLAALKTHPHAMRAAATTDLSAIAPFAHAAAAPASADLSQYALAPGDQGQVGSCVTWATGYTGYGILMNEQGISGSPMAPMFIYSQIAQGNDTGTYASVALPMEQQQGIDTKSDYWQGDFDFTTQPDDNERSSAAGYKLSGFTELPTSGSAARSAIENAISKGMPVPIGFSVHQSFMDLDAQSASDYSYTPGDSGSDPIVGGHEVTIVGYNDKGVRIENSWGSSWGDGGFVNVPWSFFNTGDVDEIHAMGKLVS from the coding sequence ATGCGCATGCGTCAAGCGATCGGTGTCGGCACTGCCCTGGTGCTGTCCTGCCTGACCGTTGCCTCCACGGCGACCACCGCCACCGCGGTGACCCCGGACGCCCGTCCGGCGGCCCACCACACCCACCACCACTACGCGACGGGTCTCGACCTCGCCGCTCTCAAGACCCACCCGCACGCGATGCGTGCCGCCGCGACGACCGACCTCAGCGCGATCGCCCCGTTCGCGCACGCCGCTGCGGCGCCGGCCAGCGCGGACCTCAGCCAGTACGCCCTGGCGCCCGGTGACCAGGGCCAGGTCGGCTCCTGCGTCACCTGGGCCACGGGCTACACCGGCTACGGCATCCTGATGAACGAGCAGGGCATCAGTGGTTCGCCGATGGCCCCGATGTTCATCTACTCGCAGATCGCCCAGGGCAACGACACGGGCACCTACGCCAGCGTCGCGCTGCCGATGGAGCAGCAGCAGGGCATCGACACCAAGTCCGACTACTGGCAGGGCGACTTCGACTTCACCACCCAGCCGGACGACAACGAGCGTTCCAGCGCCGCCGGTTACAAGCTCTCGGGCTTCACCGAGCTGCCCACCAGCGGCTCGGCGGCCCGGTCGGCCATCGAGAACGCGATATCCAAGGGCATGCCGGTGCCGATCGGCTTCTCGGTCCACCAGTCCTTCATGGACCTCGACGCCCAGAGCGCCTCTGACTACAGCTACACGCCCGGGGACTCCGGCAGCGACCCGATCGTCGGCGGCCACGAGGTGACCATCGTCGGCTACAACGACAAGGGCGTCCGGATCGAGAACAGTTGGGGCAGCAGCTGGGGTGACGGCGGCTTCGTCAACGTGCCGTGGAGCTTCTTCAACACCGGCGACGTCGATGAGATCCACGCCATGGGCAAGTTGGTGTCCTGA
- a CDS encoding MarR family winged helix-turn-helix transcriptional regulator, with product MDEVKGSNGDAGIPSTVVFRLGTLGTVAADRFAAAIEPLDLKPKHVGLMASLAHGEASASQQELAGRLGVVPSLVVSLADHLERLGAVQRVRDPGDRRRQILTLTEHGRALLAQCTATARELDERFTAVLSSQQRAALQEALAILAAEAGLPTK from the coding sequence ATGGACGAAGTCAAGGGCAGCAACGGGGACGCCGGGATCCCCAGTACGGTCGTGTTCCGACTCGGCACCCTGGGGACGGTCGCGGCCGACCGGTTCGCGGCCGCCATCGAGCCGCTGGACCTCAAGCCCAAGCACGTCGGCCTGATGGCCTCACTGGCGCACGGGGAAGCGTCTGCGTCACAGCAGGAGCTGGCCGGCCGACTCGGCGTGGTCCCCAGCCTGGTGGTCTCGCTGGCCGACCACCTCGAACGCCTCGGCGCCGTGCAGCGAGTCCGCGACCCCGGCGACCGCCGACGCCAGATCCTCACCCTCACCGAGCATGGCCGCGCCTTGCTGGCTCAATGCACGGCCACGGCAAGGGAGTTGGACGAGCGGTTCACCGCTGTGCTCTCGTCGCAGCAGCGCGCGGCGCTCCAGGAGGCACTAGCCATCCTGGCGGCGGAGGCGGGACTGCCGACGAAGTGA
- a CDS encoding response regulator, with the protein MTGTPDAEVAATEQRRPRVVIADDQELVRTGFRMILTARGIDVVGEAADGAEAVAAVLRLQPDVALLDIRMPVLDGLEAARRIIARAPSCKVIMLTTFDLDQYVYAALQAGASGFLLKDVTSAHLATAVRLVDTGDALLAPSITRRLVERFSGPTSAEPQQTAAPTQLAPLTAREREVLGLVARGLSNSELAERLTLSEATVKTHVARIFSKLGLRDRAQAVVLAYETGLVTPGAT; encoded by the coding sequence GTGACCGGCACCCCGGACGCCGAGGTCGCGGCCACCGAGCAGCGTCGCCCCCGCGTGGTGATCGCCGACGACCAGGAGCTGGTCCGCACCGGCTTCCGCATGATCCTCACCGCCCGGGGCATCGACGTGGTCGGCGAGGCAGCCGACGGCGCGGAGGCGGTGGCGGCCGTCCTCCGACTCCAGCCCGACGTCGCCCTGTTGGACATCCGGATGCCCGTGCTGGACGGCTTGGAGGCGGCCCGGCGGATCATCGCCCGGGCGCCGTCCTGCAAGGTGATCATGCTGACCACCTTCGATCTCGACCAGTACGTCTACGCCGCCCTGCAGGCCGGGGCCAGTGGCTTCCTGCTCAAGGACGTCACCTCGGCCCATCTCGCCACCGCCGTGCGCCTGGTCGACACCGGGGACGCCCTGCTCGCGCCGTCCATCACCCGGCGCCTGGTGGAGCGCTTCAGCGGGCCGACCTCGGCGGAACCACAACAGACCGCCGCGCCAACACAGTTGGCACCGCTCACGGCCCGCGAGCGCGAGGTGCTGGGCCTGGTCGCCCGCGGCCTGTCCAACAGCGAGCTGGCAGAGCGCCTGACGCTCAGCGAGGCGACCGTGAAGACCCATGTGGCACGGATCTTCTCCAAGCTGGGGCTGCGCGACCGGGCCCAGGCGGTGGTCCTCGCCTATGAGACCGGCCTGGTCACGCCCGGCGCGACGTAA
- a CDS encoding sensor histidine kinase codes for MGDSWDGGLLGVLVAACVAAACFAMAWRRAHRRYQVAVEERGWLLERERAAAAETAVSAERARIAAELHDIVSHNVSLMVVQAGAAREVLATMPDEAATAMSAVESAGRDAMTELRQLLGLLAPRADGADDVDEPRETAQLAPQPSMSGLSRLIDRFAFTGLPVEVRISGEPRPLPPGIDVTAYRIIQEALTNVLKHAEGATATVMVSYDHRNLRVEVLNTGPTVLGDPAATGSRAMAKRADGAGRGLIGLRERVGVYGGDLDARRRLGGGYRVRARLPLDGQ; via the coding sequence GTGGGGGATTCCTGGGACGGCGGACTGCTCGGCGTGCTGGTGGCGGCATGCGTTGCCGCGGCCTGCTTCGCCATGGCCTGGCGGCGGGCCCACCGGCGGTACCAGGTGGCGGTCGAGGAGCGCGGCTGGCTGCTGGAGCGGGAGCGGGCGGCCGCCGCCGAGACCGCGGTGAGCGCCGAACGGGCCCGGATCGCAGCCGAGCTGCACGACATCGTCAGCCACAACGTCAGCCTGATGGTGGTTCAGGCCGGGGCCGCGCGCGAGGTGCTGGCGACGATGCCGGACGAGGCGGCCACCGCGATGAGCGCCGTGGAGAGCGCCGGCCGCGATGCGATGACCGAGCTGCGCCAGTTGCTCGGTCTGCTCGCGCCGCGTGCGGACGGCGCCGACGATGTCGACGAGCCGCGCGAGACCGCGCAGTTGGCGCCGCAGCCGAGCATGAGCGGACTCAGCCGGCTGATCGACCGGTTCGCCTTCACCGGACTGCCCGTGGAGGTGCGGATCTCCGGCGAGCCGCGCCCGCTGCCGCCCGGGATCGACGTCACGGCCTATCGGATCATCCAGGAGGCGCTGACCAATGTGCTCAAACACGCCGAGGGGGCGACGGCAACGGTGATGGTCAGCTATGACCACCGCAATCTGCGGGTCGAGGTACTGAACACCGGTCCGACCGTGCTGGGCGATCCGGCGGCCACCGGCTCCCGGGCGATGGCGAAGCGAGCGGACGGCGCGGGGCGCGGGCTGATCGGCCTGCGCGAGCGGGTCGGCGTCTACGGCGGCGACCTGGACGCCCGGCGGCGCCTCGGCGGCGGCTATCGGGTCCGAGCCCGGCTCCCGTTGGACGGGCAGTGA
- a CDS encoding ABC transporter ATP-binding protein: MTTDHKLTAVSTPGATGGGDTVVRLSDVHKEYGDTKALDGFDLEIRAGEAVAVMGPSGCGKSTMLNLVAGLDRATAGTVEVHGQDLGALDETGLALFRRRHIGMIFQFFNLIDDLPALDNVALAAQLTGVSARQARRRALELLDELGVADRKDAYPAVLSGGQRQRVAVARALMNRPALLLADEPTGALDSRSGEQVMDLLIDLNQIGQTLLIVTHDPQLAHRCANRLVEVADGRVARETMLEPSA; this comes from the coding sequence ATGACCACTGACCACAAGCTGACGGCGGTATCGACCCCCGGAGCGACCGGGGGCGGGGACACCGTGGTGCGACTGTCCGACGTCCACAAGGAGTACGGGGACACCAAGGCGCTGGACGGCTTCGACCTGGAGATCCGGGCCGGCGAGGCGGTCGCCGTGATGGGGCCCTCGGGCTGCGGCAAGTCCACCATGCTGAACCTGGTGGCCGGGCTGGACCGGGCCACCGCCGGCACCGTGGAGGTGCACGGTCAGGACCTGGGCGCGCTGGACGAGACCGGCCTGGCACTGTTCCGGCGCCGCCACATCGGCATGATCTTCCAGTTCTTCAACCTGATCGACGACCTGCCGGCGCTGGACAACGTGGCGCTGGCCGCCCAGCTCACCGGCGTCTCGGCCCGGCAGGCGCGCCGCCGCGCCCTGGAGCTGCTCGACGAGCTCGGGGTGGCCGACCGCAAGGACGCCTACCCGGCGGTGCTCAGTGGTGGACAGCGCCAACGGGTCGCGGTGGCACGGGCGTTGATGAACCGGCCGGCGCTGCTGCTGGCCGACGAGCCGACCGGGGCGCTGGACAGCCGCTCCGGGGAGCAGGTGATGGACCTGCTGATCGACCTCAACCAGATCGGGCAGACGCTGCTGATCGTCACCCACGACCCGCAGTTGGCCCACCGCTGCGCCAACCGCCTGGTCGAGGTCGCCGACGGCCGGGTGGCCCGCGAGACCATGCTGGAGCCGAGCGCATGA
- a CDS encoding ABC transporter permease: MSAVWRASRGAVRRRKLQTTVIGLVVFGCTVTVVLALSALAVTTAPFDDAFGKQRGAHVVASFNAATTTPAQLADTAHRPGVQAAAGPYAETTLEMPGDWLGYAPGSITVVGRADPGGPVDQVQLRAGRWATAPGEIVIESNDFPGSDLNVKITPKGLPPLTVVGYAASMSQSARGWVTPEGMAALHPTAYQMLYRFDSAGTDQQLHASLATATAGLPTGALTSTQTYLTLKQQFSVGAESFLPLLTAFGVLGLVIAVLLVGNVVSSAVVAGFRHIGVLKAIGFTPRQVVAVYLGMLQVPAVVGSVLGSLCGAVLAVPFTQIAFAGIATGTADVTHPVLWAPLSCVVGMPVLVALAALVPALRAGRLSATRAIAAGSAPRAGRGLRVQRALGGSRLPRAVSLGLGQPFARPARTALTMAAIVLGVTAVTLATGLSSTILAAGQSGPPLVGTGVEVDPGQVTERQQEPKLSPAEIEARLRALPETRQLTRRWLSLVSMTGYSQSVYADFYGGDDWQRQARVTVGRMPTGPDEVVAGPAFLAQHGLHLGDRVTLELAGRQLSVTIVGEPLEGNASVVTSNWQTALDLDPQHRISSYQVQVAPGADSAAYIKAVQAIDPGLYPWVDTPSGATAPTVSVVGFTTVFSILLGSVAALGVFNTVLLTVRERRRELGMLKSIGMTPRQVVAMTVTSVTGLGLASAVIGVPLGILVHRLIVDHIPIMVFSESMKDVWHVPQLIGLALAGVGIAVLGALVPARGAARLPIAEALRTE; the protein is encoded by the coding sequence ATGAGTGCCGTGTGGCGGGCCTCGCGCGGTGCGGTGCGGCGGCGCAAGCTGCAGACCACCGTGATCGGGCTGGTCGTCTTCGGCTGCACCGTGACGGTGGTGCTCGCGCTCTCCGCGCTCGCCGTGACCACGGCGCCCTTCGACGACGCCTTCGGCAAGCAGCGCGGCGCCCATGTGGTGGCGAGCTTCAACGCCGCCACCACCACGCCGGCGCAGCTGGCCGACACCGCGCACCGCCCCGGCGTGCAGGCCGCCGCCGGGCCGTACGCCGAGACGACCCTGGAGATGCCCGGCGACTGGCTCGGCTACGCCCCGGGCTCCATCACCGTGGTCGGCCGGGCCGATCCGGGCGGGCCGGTGGACCAGGTCCAGCTGCGGGCGGGCCGCTGGGCCACTGCACCCGGCGAGATCGTGATCGAGAGCAACGACTTCCCGGGCAGCGATCTGAACGTCAAGATCACCCCCAAGGGGTTGCCGCCGCTGACGGTGGTGGGCTACGCCGCCAGCATGAGCCAGTCGGCCCGCGGCTGGGTGACGCCGGAGGGGATGGCCGCGCTGCATCCGACGGCGTACCAGATGCTCTACCGCTTCGACTCGGCCGGCACCGACCAGCAGCTCCACGCCTCGTTGGCCACGGCCACCGCCGGCCTCCCGACCGGTGCACTGACCAGCACTCAGACCTATCTGACGCTGAAGCAGCAGTTTTCGGTGGGCGCCGAGTCCTTCCTGCCGCTGCTGACCGCCTTCGGCGTGCTCGGCCTGGTGATCGCGGTCCTGCTCGTCGGCAATGTGGTGAGCAGTGCGGTGGTCGCCGGCTTCCGGCACATCGGGGTGCTCAAGGCGATCGGCTTCACCCCGCGCCAGGTGGTCGCCGTCTACCTGGGCATGCTCCAGGTGCCCGCGGTGGTCGGCTCGGTGCTCGGCAGCTTGTGCGGAGCCGTGCTGGCGGTGCCCTTCACGCAGATCGCGTTCGCCGGTATCGCCACCGGCACCGCCGACGTCACGCACCCGGTTCTCTGGGCGCCGCTCAGCTGTGTGGTGGGCATGCCGGTGCTGGTCGCGCTCGCCGCCCTGGTGCCCGCGCTGCGGGCCGGGCGGCTCTCCGCCACTCGGGCGATCGCCGCCGGCAGCGCGCCGCGTGCCGGGCGCGGGCTGCGGGTGCAGCGGGCGCTCGGCGGGTCCAGGCTGCCGCGCGCCGTGAGCCTGGGCCTCGGCCAGCCGTTCGCCCGGCCGGCCAGGACCGCGCTGACCATGGCCGCCATCGTGCTCGGTGTCACCGCCGTGACACTGGCCACCGGGCTGAGCAGCACCATCCTCGCCGCCGGCCAGAGCGGGCCGCCGCTGGTCGGCACCGGGGTCGAGGTGGACCCGGGGCAGGTGACCGAGCGCCAGCAGGAGCCCAAGCTGAGCCCTGCCGAGATCGAGGCCCGGCTACGCGCCCTGCCCGAGACCAGGCAGCTGACCCGCCGGTGGCTGTCCCTGGTCAGCATGACCGGGTACAGCCAGTCGGTGTACGCCGACTTCTACGGTGGGGACGACTGGCAGCGGCAGGCCAGGGTGACCGTCGGGCGCATGCCCACCGGGCCGGACGAGGTGGTGGCCGGGCCGGCCTTCCTGGCGCAGCACGGGCTGCACCTCGGTGACCGGGTCACCCTGGAACTGGCCGGGCGTCAGCTGTCGGTGACCATCGTCGGCGAGCCGCTGGAGGGGAACGCCAGCGTGGTGACGTCCAACTGGCAGACGGCGCTCGACCTCGACCCGCAGCACCGGATCAGCTCCTACCAGGTGCAGGTGGCGCCCGGCGCGGACAGTGCGGCCTACATCAAGGCGGTGCAGGCGATCGACCCCGGGCTCTACCCGTGGGTGGACACGCCGTCCGGCGCCACGGCTCCGACGGTGTCGGTGGTCGGGTTCACCACCGTGTTCAGCATCCTGCTCGGCAGCGTCGCGGCGCTCGGGGTGTTCAACACCGTGCTGCTCACCGTGCGGGAGCGGCGGCGGGAGTTGGGGATGCTCAAGTCGATCGGCATGACGCCGCGCCAGGTCGTGGCGATGACGGTGACCTCGGTGACCGGGCTCGGCCTGGCCAGTGCGGTGATCGGCGTGCCGCTCGGAATCCTGGTGCACCGGCTGATCGTGGACCACATCCCGATCATGGTGTTCTCGGAATCCATGAAGGACGTCTGGCACGTGCCGCAGCTGATCGGCCTCGCGCTGGCCGGAGTCGGCATCGCCGTGCTCGGCGCCCTGGTGCCGGCTCGCGGCGCGGCCCGGCTGCCGATCGCCGAGGCGCTGCGCACCGAGTAG
- a CDS encoding flagellar basal body-associated FliL family protein has protein sequence MNKIVAAVVGAACGLALVIGGAAWASDSGRPTAPAQAGLSDAVPPGGNTGSCC, from the coding sequence GTGAACAAGATCGTCGCTGCCGTAGTCGGGGCCGCTTGCGGCTTGGCGCTCGTCATAGGCGGGGCCGCCTGGGCGTCCGACAGCGGCCGGCCCACGGCGCCGGCGCAGGCCGGGCTCTCCGATGCCGTGCCGCCCGGCGGCAACACCGGCAGCTGCTGCTGA
- a CDS encoding winged helix-turn-helix transcriptional regulator, translated as MENDAAISPEFACPIAPVVDIVFSRWTTPILWTLHTHGRQRFVEVQRRITSITPKVLTQRLRQLERDGLIVRTYHPEVPPRVEYEISELGRSLAPVFAHLTDWATANLPQVAQAREHYDAQP; from the coding sequence ATGGAGAACGACGCGGCGATCAGTCCGGAATTCGCCTGTCCGATCGCGCCCGTGGTGGACATCGTGTTCAGCCGCTGGACCACACCGATCCTGTGGACCCTGCACACGCACGGCCGCCAGCGGTTCGTGGAGGTGCAGCGCCGGATCACCTCGATCACCCCCAAGGTGCTCACCCAGCGGCTGCGCCAACTGGAGCGCGACGGCCTGATCGTGCGCACCTACCACCCCGAGGTCCCGCCGCGCGTGGAGTACGAGATCAGCGAACTCGGCCGCAGCCTGGCCCCGGTCTTCGCCCACCTGACGGACTGGGCCACCGCCAACCTCCCCCAGGTGGCGCAAGCCCGCGAGCACTACGACGCGCAGCCCTAG
- a CDS encoding NAD(P)H-binding protein — MIVVTGATGNVGRPLVAALADRRAGEVVAVSRSVAPQPAGVRHLVADLADPQSLRPAFEGAEALFLHDGGAGGQGRRAAEILASAKAGGVRRVVLLSSLGVVTRPDSASHGGVMRATEEAVRASGLEWTVLRPGAFTSNAFGWAESVRSRRTIEAPFGDVGLPLVDPADIAEVAAVALCEDGHAGQAYELTGPGLTTPREQAAVFGELLGEPVEFVEQTEEQARAQLLHLMPEPVVDTTLAILGAPTPAERRISPDVEKLLGRPARPFADWAQRSLPAFR, encoded by the coding sequence ATGATCGTGGTGACCGGAGCGACCGGTAACGTGGGCCGACCGCTGGTGGCGGCGCTGGCCGACCGGCGGGCCGGGGAGGTGGTCGCGGTGTCCCGCTCGGTGGCCCCGCAGCCCGCCGGGGTCCGCCACCTGGTGGCCGACCTGGCCGATCCGCAGAGCCTGCGGCCCGCGTTCGAAGGCGCCGAGGCGCTCTTCCTGCACGACGGCGGTGCCGGCGGGCAGGGCCGGCGCGCCGCCGAGATCCTGGCGTCGGCCAAGGCCGGCGGGGTGCGGCGGGTGGTGCTGCTGTCCAGCCTCGGCGTGGTGACCCGGCCCGACTCCGCCTCGCACGGCGGCGTGATGCGCGCCACCGAGGAGGCGGTGCGCGCGTCCGGCCTGGAGTGGACGGTTCTGCGGCCCGGCGCCTTCACCTCCAACGCCTTCGGCTGGGCCGAGTCGGTGCGCAGCCGGCGCACCATCGAGGCGCCGTTCGGTGACGTGGGGCTGCCGCTGGTCGACCCGGCCGACATCGCGGAGGTGGCGGCCGTGGCGCTGTGCGAGGACGGACACGCGGGCCAGGCCTACGAGTTGACCGGCCCGGGGCTGACCACGCCGCGCGAGCAGGCCGCCGTGTTCGGTGAACTGCTGGGTGAGCCGGTGGAGTTCGTCGAGCAGACCGAGGAGCAGGCCCGGGCACAGCTGCTGCACCTGATGCCGGAGCCGGTGGTCGACACCACCCTGGCCATCCTCGGTGCGCCCACGCCGGCCGAGCGGCGGATCAGCCCCGACGTCGAGAAGCTGCTCGGCCGCCCGGCCCGGCCCTTCGCCGACTGGGCGCAGCGGAGCCTGCCCGCGTTCCGGTGA